One window of the Esox lucius isolate fEsoLuc1 chromosome 8, fEsoLuc1.pri, whole genome shotgun sequence genome contains the following:
- the LOC105011596 gene encoding C2 calcium-dependent domain-containing protein 4C produces MWVLEKIRGSVETTVLRRGENGDKEGNTPAYSNVLTPDKIPDFFIPPKLVCCPQEPENLDVVKPKEALCSSASEQTIGSKKINSPRLVAKLAGDTKNLLRAANRHIIQIESADDVVAGDTNADPQSQTAMSLPYVPKTQTSYGFVTLMESPHTRRKESLFHCDQTSPLTSPSSQRKGKSTVAEGNHLNPPDFNASHNPYRYFSGGESDTCSSAESSPFNSPLLSRSASLLKIFTHDTQAKVFKAKRTFARHSSLSTDECSSAEPSPHVPRRLDSPSLHGGGPSDREHREYTLNLHKGGRVRLSANYDDSTARLRIRVLAAEELYDKMYDIKSINCCVSLYLNPGKLQKQRSTIIKNSRNPVFNEDFFFDSVTSVQVKNLAVKIKVVNKGTSLKRDTLLGEREVPLGKLLHGL; encoded by the coding sequence ATGTGGGTTCTAGAAAAGATCCGTGGCTCTGTAGAGACCACTGTGCTCCGGCGAGGAGAGAACGGGGATAAGGAGGGCAATACTCCTGCCTACAGCAACGTCCTCACTCCTGACAAGATCCCTGACTTTTTTATTCCCCCCAAGCTTGTCTGCTGCCCCCAAGAACCTGAGAACCTAGATGTCGTGAAGCCTAAGGAAGCGCTGTGCTCCTCAGCCTCTGAGCAGACCATTGGCAGTAAGAAGATCAACAGCCCACGCCTGGTCGCCAAACTGGCTGGGGACACCAAGAACCTATTGAGGGCCGCAAATCGTCACATAATCCAGATAGAGAGCGCTGATGATGTGGTGGCAGGAGACACCAATGCTGACCCTCAGTCTCAGACCGCTATGTCACTGCCCTACGTCCCCAAGACCCAAACCTCCTATGGTTTTGTCACGCTGATGGAAAGCCCACACACCCGCCGCAAGGAGTCCTTGTTCCACTGCGACCAGACCAGTCCCCTGACCTCCCCAAGCTCCCAGAGGAAGGGAAAGAGCACCGTCGCCGAGGGTAACCACCTCAACCCCCCGGACTTCAATGCGTCGCACAACCCCTACCGCTACTTCAGCGGGGGTGAGAGCGACACCTGTTCCTCAGCGGAGTCCTCTCCGTTCAACTCCCCGCTGCTTTCCCGCTCTGCCTCGCTGTTAAAAATCTTCACGCACGATACGCAAGCCAAGGTTTTCAAAGCCAAAAGAACTTTTGCCCGCCACAGCTCCTTGTCTACGGACGAGTGCAGCTCGGCCGAGCCCAGTCCCCACGTGCCGAGGCGGCTtgactccccctccctccacggTGGTGGTCCCTCGGACCGGGAGCACCGGGAGTACACTCTCAATCTGCACAAGGGGGGCAGGGTGAGACTGAGTGCCAACTACGATGACAGCACAGCCCGCCTACGCATCCGTGTTCTGGCTGCCGAAGAGCTTTATGACAAGATGTACGACATCAAGAGCATCAACTGCTGCGTGTCACTGTACCTCAACCCTGGCAAGCTACAGAAACAACGAAGCACTATTATCAAGAACAGCCGGAATCCTGTGTTCAATGAGGACTTCTTCTTTGACTCTGTGACCTCGGTGCAGGTGAAGAACCTGGCCGTGAAGATCAAGGTAGTGAATAAGGGTACCAGCCTGAAGAGAGACACTCtgctgggggagagagaggtccCTCTGGGGAAGCTGCTCCATGGCCTCTAG